The Leadbettera azotonutricia ZAS-9 genome has a window encoding:
- a CDS encoding carbohydrate ABC transporter permease — protein sequence MNSKPLNKIILENLSSYVFLVPWLLGFFVLTLYPMIYSLYLSFTQYNLLQPPKMIGLQNFFIMFVGNDEFPRDTRFLNSLFVTLRFVFISVPLKLVFALAIAMLMNQKLKLIPFYRTIYYIPTLLGGSVAIAVLWRRLFAADGVINAILRAVFSVDPPAWISNPKYSLYTLILLAVWQFGSPMIIFLAGLKQIPQEYYEAASVDGAGRVKQFIAITLPSLSPIIFFNLVMQMISAFQSFTQAFIVSGGQGGPLDSTMFYSLYLYLKGFAFYEMGYASAMAWVLLLLIAGLTVLTFKLSGSLVSYGSGE from the coding sequence ATGAATAGCAAGCCTTTGAACAAAATTATCCTCGAAAACCTTTCGTCCTATGTTTTTCTTGTTCCGTGGCTCTTAGGTTTTTTTGTGTTAACCCTCTATCCCATGATCTATTCCCTGTACCTGTCCTTTACCCAGTACAACCTCCTTCAGCCCCCTAAGATGATAGGGCTGCAGAACTTTTTTATTATGTTTGTTGGGAACGATGAGTTCCCTAGGGATACGCGGTTCCTCAATTCCCTTTTTGTGACACTCCGCTTTGTGTTTATTTCTGTTCCCCTAAAGCTTGTCTTTGCCCTGGCGATAGCTATGCTGATGAACCAAAAGCTGAAGCTCATTCCCTTTTATAGAACCATTTATTATATACCCACCCTCCTGGGGGGGTCGGTGGCCATTGCGGTGCTTTGGCGTCGCCTCTTTGCGGCAGACGGGGTCATCAACGCTATTTTGAGGGCTGTCTTCAGCGTTGATCCCCCGGCCTGGATATCGAACCCCAAGTATTCTCTCTATACCCTGATACTTCTTGCAGTGTGGCAGTTCGGGTCCCCCATGATCATCTTCCTGGCGGGCCTTAAGCAAATACCACAGGAATATTATGAAGCTGCCAGTGTAGACGGGGCTGGCAGAGTGAAGCAGTTTATTGCCATCACCCTGCCGAGCCTCTCGCCCATCATCTTTTTTAACCTTGTAATGCAGATGATCAGCGCCTTCCAGTCCTTTACCCAAGCATTCATTGTTTCGGGCGGCCAGGGAGGGCCTTTGGATTCAACCATGTTCTATAGCCTCTACCTCTACCTTAAAGGCTTTGCCTTCTACGAGATGGGGTATGCCTCTGCTATGGCTTGGGTACTCCTCCTTCTCATCGCCGGGCTCACGGTTCTGACCTTCAAACTGTCAGGGTCCCTGGTAAGTTACGGGAGCGGAGAATGA
- a CDS encoding glycoside hydrolase family 43 protein, translating into MHISDIQIRDPFVVPEDEVYYLFGSTDKDIWKSRGTGFDGYISRGGLSEFEGPFPVFRPPEDFWSETNFWAPEVHRYNGSWYMFATFKPKEGRRGTAILKSEGGVTGPYNPWSLNASGSSGPVTPAEWECLDGTLYLDAEGRPWMIFCHEWQQVADGEICLLPLTEDLKSAAGKPELLFRASEAPWASPLKPDPARNRLPGNYVTDGPNLYTAKNGALLMLWSSFGPDGAYRIGLAKSESGLVTGPWKQLKDPLYSADGGHGMLFHSVEGKLYLTVHTPNKTPNERPIFIEMIDEDGMVKPGKDIIS; encoded by the coding sequence ATGCATATTTCGGATATACAAATCCGGGACCCCTTTGTTGTTCCGGAAGATGAGGTCTACTATCTCTTTGGCTCCACAGACAAAGACATCTGGAAAAGTCGGGGAACCGGTTTTGATGGGTATATAAGCAGGGGAGGGCTTTCCGAATTTGAGGGGCCTTTCCCTGTCTTCCGTCCGCCCGAAGATTTTTGGTCAGAAACGAATTTCTGGGCTCCCGAAGTGCACCGCTATAACGGTTCCTGGTATATGTTTGCCACTTTTAAACCCAAAGAGGGCAGGCGCGGTACGGCAATCCTCAAAAGTGAGGGGGGTGTCACCGGCCCTTATAATCCATGGAGCCTGAATGCCTCAGGATCGTCAGGGCCCGTGACTCCTGCTGAATGGGAATGCCTTGACGGCACACTCTACCTTGACGCCGAGGGCCGGCCCTGGATGATCTTCTGCCACGAATGGCAGCAGGTAGCAGATGGCGAGATATGCCTCCTCCCTCTGACAGAAGACTTGAAGTCGGCTGCGGGAAAGCCGGAGCTGCTGTTCAGGGCCAGTGAGGCGCCCTGGGCAAGCCCGCTCAAGCCGGACCCGGCTCGAAACCGCCTTCCGGGGAACTATGTTACCGATGGCCCCAACCTTTACACTGCCAAAAACGGCGCCCTCCTTATGCTCTGGTCATCCTTCGGCCCGGACGGGGCCTATCGCATAGGGCTGGCAAAATCCGAGAGCGGCCTTGTTACAGGCCCCTGGAAGCAATTAAAAGATCCCCTTTATTCCGCCGACGGGGGCCATGGCATGCTCTTCCATTCGGTTGAAGGTAAACTCTATCTGACGGTGCACACTCCCAACAAGACCCCCAATGAACGGCCCATCTTCATCGAAATGATCGATGAAGATGGCATGGTGAAGCCCGGCAAGGATATTATTTCCTGA
- a CDS encoding MGH1-like glycoside hydrolase domain-containing protein, translated as MDIAPIKTSVEFNTSDPFLMKLYDAADTMLKRNIKNFAGRPVLIEGGGYNSIWIETQPMGGEMYAKRCMEAAINNVLLFMEYQHENGRYPYRLSVVDGALEPAYFQFQGFCFPHHALNLYYWSKKKSPLYLEKLYKSLEAYDTYLWKYRDSDGDGCLEIWCPLDTGEDFSNRFAGATEAHWNWPGETAPKNDPVFPIESMDVMAYSHDARSALAKISAILNNGREKEWLEKAKKIREKIHSYLWDDSRGACYDRGRDNAFMPALQHNNLRVMYHEAFSENMAQRFVKEHLLNPEEFFTPMPLPSIAVNNPVFRNISENNWSGQCEGLTYQRAIRALENYDFYSELTRIGNKLLDCVGKRNTFPQQFDPFTGEFSEADKRTTYGPTALSVLEYISRFYGVHVQFDEIWWGALGRGEHELSYTQHWGGDSYTVETKGGKISGSFNGNEIFLLPRGLRAASDWQGRVKRLINASEKALEAEFVINGEKGTVLLKPNEIFFRK; from the coding sequence GTGGATATTGCCCCAATAAAGACCTCGGTAGAATTCAATACTTCGGACCCTTTTCTCATGAAACTCTATGATGCGGCCGATACCATGCTCAAACGCAATATCAAAAATTTTGCCGGACGACCTGTTCTTATCGAAGGAGGAGGCTATAATTCCATCTGGATAGAAACCCAGCCCATGGGGGGTGAGATGTATGCAAAGCGCTGCATGGAGGCTGCCATAAACAATGTACTCCTCTTTATGGAGTATCAGCATGAAAACGGCCGCTACCCTTACCGACTGAGCGTGGTTGACGGGGCCCTTGAGCCTGCTTATTTCCAATTTCAGGGATTCTGTTTTCCCCATCATGCCCTCAATCTTTATTACTGGAGCAAAAAAAAGAGCCCCCTCTATCTTGAAAAACTCTATAAGTCCCTGGAAGCCTACGACACCTACCTCTGGAAATACCGAGATTCTGATGGCGATGGCTGCCTTGAAATATGGTGCCCCCTGGATACAGGGGAAGATTTTTCCAACCGTTTTGCAGGGGCCACCGAGGCCCACTGGAATTGGCCCGGTGAAACAGCACCCAAAAACGATCCTGTCTTCCCCATAGAGTCTATGGATGTAATGGCCTATTCCCACGACGCCCGATCGGCGCTGGCAAAAATTTCTGCCATCCTCAATAACGGCAGGGAAAAGGAGTGGCTCGAAAAAGCTAAAAAAATCCGGGAAAAAATACATTCCTATCTCTGGGACGATAGCCGTGGCGCCTGCTACGACCGGGGCAGGGATAACGCTTTTATGCCCGCCCTTCAGCATAACAACTTGCGAGTCATGTATCACGAAGCTTTTTCAGAAAACATGGCCCAGCGTTTTGTAAAAGAGCATCTCCTCAACCCCGAAGAATTCTTTACCCCCATGCCCCTGCCTTCAATAGCAGTCAATAATCCGGTCTTCAGGAATATCAGCGAGAATAACTGGAGCGGCCAGTGCGAGGGGCTTACCTATCAGCGGGCAATCAGGGCCCTGGAGAATTACGATTTCTATTCGGAACTTACACGTATCGGGAACAAGCTCCTCGACTGTGTAGGGAAGCGGAACACCTTCCCCCAGCAGTTTGATCCCTTTACAGGAGAATTTTCCGAAGCCGACAAGCGGACCACCTACGGCCCTACAGCCTTGAGTGTCCTTGAATATATCTCCCGCTTTTACGGCGTCCATGTGCAGTTTGATGAAATCTGGTGGGGCGCCCTTGGCCGCGGCGAACACGAACTCTCCTATACCCAACATTGGGGCGGGGATTCCTATACCGTAGAAACAAAAGGGGGCAAAATATCGGGCAGCTTTAACGGGAATGAGATTTTCCTCCTCCCCCGGGGGCTCCGGGCAGCAAGCGATTGGCAGGGCCGGGTAAAACGCCTCATCAACGCCTCAGAAAAAGCTTTGGAGGCGGAGTTTGTCATTAATGGGGAAAAGGGAACTGTTCTGCTTAAACCCAACGAGATTTTTTTCAGGAAATAA
- a CDS encoding beta strand repeat-containing protein translates to MKKFVKVLAFAGILVALALFVAGCSSSSDDNGTTSDPTAVTAALLSHFNSAPITIGRTSTFTAPRLTSVAGANTLVQGINITQVLAYVAKTGDGETLVPPYITYTLAGNNPTTFDPVTFTQDEGDKIAVAIQSKLSGSFASNHADTTTDGYAYFDTVTATITEFPDAGRLVVKITLAKDAVADAAKVAIVSPTALTIDASLTEVFGYAAVYTTASKTLAITVSAAGVSKGGAEGIASAIAAALTITNDIDAGYTVEDSISGVVNGSNVIVSIKLAQAPITAAAVSGAISPADVNGSLGISDGGVVTSAVINALGAIANSTKAADATYNSASHSVNITVTPAVGVFFSTTEGFYNTVVTALRTKFTAGTTFITNGTDPAYVVFTDISYAVSGGNLVFTVSLINYVQPHLIVTALNSVGNASGATIADATSVTSGIIVGLSNISGATAGVSAVYNSTRHSFTISVEPEAGYIFNPNLVTSGSSVVSAYATVNTEVTSKLGTAVVNQVDSTYQTVMTPIIIEVAGGKLVFTVQLRQSYVDANTIIAALGSAASGAEVVNAASVTGDVIDLLAGIANATEIVTTAYGDHSIVITIVPAGGYSFNPTPGIYSAVGTTVDSKIGATVINAIDENYTIIGTSVVSMPTGMDLVVTIPLGRLLGTSVLENAIGGAASGDIYMSISPYFGTTITGDVITALSEFAEIGTVTSGFANPRLTITVSPAAGYLLNRAPGFYDSVADALASKLSEATIVNDDTKGAIINLQANTVTAAFVGGNLELRVDTISKP, encoded by the coding sequence ATGAAGAAATTTGTAAAAGTATTAGCCTTTGCCGGCATTTTGGTGGCATTGGCTTTATTTGTGGCAGGATGCAGTTCCTCCAGTGATGATAATGGCACTACCAGTGACCCGACGGCAGTTACTGCCGCTTTACTAAGTCATTTTAACAGCGCCCCCATTACTATTGGAAGGACCAGTACCTTTACCGCTCCCCGGCTTACCAGTGTTGCAGGCGCCAATACATTGGTTCAAGGAATCAATATTACCCAAGTCTTAGCCTATGTAGCCAAGACTGGGGATGGGGAAACCCTGGTACCGCCATATATTACCTATACATTGGCTGGTAATAATCCTACAACCTTCGATCCAGTGACTTTTACACAAGATGAAGGGGATAAAATCGCGGTAGCAATTCAAAGCAAGCTTAGCGGTTCATTTGCAAGCAATCATGCTGATACTACCACCGATGGCTATGCCTATTTTGACACTGTTACTGCCACGATAACCGAATTTCCTGATGCAGGGAGGCTTGTTGTAAAGATCACCCTTGCAAAAGATGCTGTTGCGGACGCTGCAAAAGTAGCGATTGTCTCTCCAACCGCCTTGACTATTGATGCTTCGCTGACAGAAGTCTTTGGCTATGCTGCGGTATATACTACTGCTTCCAAAACACTGGCGATAACAGTTTCTGCCGCAGGTGTATCTAAGGGTGGTGCTGAGGGTATTGCGTCTGCAATAGCCGCCGCGTTAACCATAACCAATGATATAGATGCAGGCTATACTGTTGAGGACTCAATATCAGGTGTTGTTAACGGTTCCAATGTAATTGTGTCCATCAAACTCGCACAGGCGCCGATAACAGCGGCGGCCGTTTCAGGCGCAATTTCGCCTGCTGATGTTAATGGCAGCCTTGGTATTAGCGATGGCGGTGTTGTAACAAGTGCTGTTATTAATGCTTTGGGGGCTATTGCAAATTCGACAAAAGCGGCAGATGCAACATACAATTCCGCCAGCCATTCGGTTAACATAACGGTAACACCTGCGGTTGGGGTCTTCTTTAGTACAACAGAAGGTTTCTACAATACAGTAGTTACTGCTTTAAGGACGAAATTTACCGCTGGGACTACATTCATCACGAACGGTACTGATCCTGCCTATGTAGTTTTTACGGATATAAGCTATGCGGTTTCGGGTGGTAACCTTGTCTTTACTGTTTCGCTGATAAATTACGTCCAGCCCCATCTTATTGTTACTGCATTAAACAGTGTTGGAAATGCTAGCGGGGCAACCATTGCAGATGCAACCAGTGTTACCAGTGGAATTATAGTTGGTTTGTCAAATATTTCTGGTGCAACAGCAGGTGTTTCTGCTGTGTATAATTCTACCAGGCACTCATTCACTATCTCTGTGGAACCTGAGGCCGGTTATATATTTAATCCTAATTTGGTTACTTCGGGTTCATCGGTTGTAAGTGCCTATGCCACTGTCAATACCGAAGTAACCAGTAAGTTGGGTACGGCTGTTGTTAATCAGGTCGACAGTACTTATCAAACGGTTATGACCCCGATAATTATTGAAGTTGCCGGTGGGAAGCTCGTATTTACCGTACAATTAAGGCAAAGTTATGTCGATGCCAATACTATTATAGCCGCATTGGGCAGCGCCGCTTCCGGAGCGGAGGTTGTAAATGCAGCCAGTGTTACTGGTGATGTTATAGACCTCCTGGCTGGTATTGCCAATGCAACAGAAATCGTTACTACCGCATACGGTGATCATTCGATAGTAATTACTATTGTGCCTGCTGGAGGGTATTCGTTCAATCCGACGCCAGGTATCTATAGCGCAGTTGGTACTACCGTAGACAGTAAAATTGGTGCGACTGTAATAAATGCTATTGATGAAAATTATACGATAATTGGTACTTCGGTTGTTTCAATGCCTACTGGTATGGATCTTGTTGTTACCATTCCTCTTGGACGTCTTCTTGGAACATCGGTTCTTGAAAACGCTATAGGCGGTGCTGCAAGCGGTGATATATACATGTCAATTAGCCCGTATTTCGGTACTACAATAACGGGAGATGTTATTACCGCCTTGAGTGAATTTGCTGAAATTGGTACGGTAACAAGCGGATTTGCCAATCCCAGGCTAACCATCACTGTATCGCCGGCAGCAGGATATTTGCTTAATCGGGCACCGGGTTTCTATGACAGTGTCGCCGATGCATTGGCTTCCAAGCTGAGCGAAGCGACTATCGTCAACGATGATACGAAAGGCGCTATTATCAATTTGCAGGCCAACACTGTAACAGCAGCCTTCGTTGGAGGCAACCTGGAACTTAGGGTTGATACTATTTCTAAACCCTAA
- a CDS encoding glucosidase: protein MNIDHLKICYIGGGSRNWAWVLMQDLAFEKEIAGTIELYDIKPEDARTNEIIGNALMAKHNGGLWKFHANPSLEDSLSGSDFVFVSILPGDFEEMAVDVHASEKYGIYQSVGDTAGVGGIIRALRTIPQFREIARSVKKYAPDAWVINYTNPMTICTRTLYREFSGIKAFGCCHEVFNTQKLLGAVLEEAGAAPVGSIKREDITTRVLGINHFTWIDKASWKNIDIFPYYKKFVDKYAESGFKGAKAATTFAAGGSGAIDPDETVRLRLFSSVERVKMDLFRRYGLIAAAGDRHLAEFCPHSWYMANATQAESWGFTLTPVSWRIANREKLIKMAKAYRDGTQTMAAVESGEEGLKILKALLGLGNMVTNVNTPNYGQMPDLPSQVVVETNASFSQNNIQPLVSQGLPADIRALVMPHVLAQEGIIEAVFEDDREKAFRVFSHDLAVQLLPLKDSRALFDEMCAKTLKS, encoded by the coding sequence ATGAATATCGACCACCTGAAAATTTGTTATATTGGCGGAGGTTCCCGCAACTGGGCCTGGGTCTTAATGCAAGATCTGGCATTTGAAAAAGAAATTGCCGGAACCATTGAACTTTACGATATAAAACCTGAAGATGCCAGGACAAATGAGATAATCGGCAATGCCCTAATGGCGAAGCACAATGGGGGGTTGTGGAAATTTCATGCCAATCCTTCCCTGGAAGATTCCCTTTCAGGGAGCGACTTTGTGTTTGTTTCGATCCTTCCCGGCGATTTTGAAGAAATGGCTGTAGATGTCCATGCAAGTGAAAAGTATGGTATCTACCAATCAGTTGGCGATACTGCCGGGGTAGGGGGCATTATCCGCGCCCTGCGGACCATACCGCAGTTCCGGGAGATTGCCCGTTCAGTAAAAAAATACGCCCCCGATGCCTGGGTCATTAATTACACCAATCCCATGACTATCTGCACCCGGACGCTTTACAGGGAGTTTTCTGGGATTAAGGCCTTTGGCTGTTGCCACGAAGTATTTAACACCCAAAAGCTCCTGGGTGCGGTACTGGAAGAAGCTGGAGCGGCCCCTGTAGGCAGCATTAAACGCGAAGACATTACCACCCGTGTTTTGGGCATCAATCATTTTACCTGGATTGATAAAGCCTCATGGAAAAATATTGATATATTCCCTTATTACAAAAAATTTGTGGATAAATATGCTGAATCGGGCTTTAAAGGCGCCAAGGCTGCCACTACTTTTGCGGCTGGTGGTTCCGGTGCGATTGATCCCGACGAAACGGTGCGGCTCAGGCTATTTTCCTCTGTCGAGCGCGTTAAAATGGACTTGTTCCGCCGTTACGGCTTAATTGCCGCCGCCGGGGATCGGCATTTAGCGGAATTCTGCCCCCATTCCTGGTATATGGCAAATGCAACCCAGGCGGAAAGTTGGGGTTTTACCCTTACGCCAGTGTCCTGGCGCATTGCGAACCGTGAAAAGCTCATCAAAATGGCAAAGGCTTATCGTGATGGTACGCAGACTATGGCCGCTGTTGAATCGGGTGAAGAGGGCCTCAAGATATTGAAAGCCCTCCTTGGATTGGGTAATATGGTGACCAACGTGAATACGCCAAACTATGGCCAGATGCCCGATTTGCCCTCCCAGGTGGTGGTGGAAACCAATGCTTCATTCTCGCAGAATAACATTCAGCCCCTTGTCAGCCAGGGATTGCCTGCCGACATTCGTGCCCTGGTTATGCCCCATGTCTTGGCCCAGGAAGGTATTATAGAAGCCGTTTTTGAAGATGATAGGGAAAAGGCCTTCCGGGTGTTTTCTCATGACTTGGCAGTGCAGCTTTTACCCCTTAAGGATAGCCGGGCCCTCTTTGATGAAATGTGCGCTAAAACCCTCAAAAGTTAA
- a CDS encoding carbohydrate ABC transporter permease encodes MKNGPRQLVISGISNLIIIILGVGMLYPVIWLIAASFKAGNTIFSDPSLIPKAVTLQNYVNGWQGIGIVGFGTFFKNSFFICVLCVIFNAIFCSLTAYAFGRLRFKGRNFWFGVMMLTLMLPGHVTTIPRYIIFRTFGWIDTYLPLIVPKLFATDAFFVFLLVQFIRSLPKDLDESAIIDGCGKFGIYLKIILPLTVPALITTVLFTFLWTWDDFFNQLLYLNSPQGYTVPMGLRLFIDSSGMSSWGSMFAMAVLSIVPCFILFFSLQKYFVQGISTTGIKG; translated from the coding sequence ATGAAAAATGGACCCAGGCAACTTGTCATTTCTGGCATTTCAAACCTCATTATCATTATCCTCGGGGTGGGGATGCTCTACCCTGTTATCTGGCTCATTGCCGCTTCCTTTAAGGCCGGGAATACGATCTTTAGCGATCCGAGCCTCATCCCCAAGGCAGTGACCTTACAGAACTATGTCAATGGATGGCAGGGCATAGGTATTGTTGGTTTTGGCACCTTTTTCAAAAACTCTTTTTTCATCTGTGTCCTCTGCGTGATTTTTAATGCTATTTTCTGTTCCCTTACGGCTTATGCCTTTGGCAGACTACGCTTTAAGGGGAGGAATTTCTGGTTTGGCGTTATGATGCTGACCCTCATGCTGCCTGGGCATGTTACCACCATTCCCCGGTATATCATTTTCAGGACATTCGGCTGGATCGATACCTATCTGCCCCTGATAGTTCCTAAACTCTTTGCAACTGATGCCTTCTTTGTATTCCTTCTGGTGCAGTTTATACGCAGCCTTCCCAAAGACCTTGACGAATCGGCCATCATTGACGGCTGCGGCAAATTTGGCATCTACCTTAAAATAATCCTGCCCCTTACTGTGCCGGCTCTTATCACTACGGTGCTATTTACCTTTCTCTGGACCTGGGACGATTTCTTCAACCAGCTCCTGTACCTTAACTCGCCTCAAGGCTATACGGTTCCCATGGGGCTGCGGCTTTTTATAGATTCTTCAGGTATGTCGTCCTGGGGTTCCATGTTTGCCATGGCGGTACTTTCAATAGTACCCTGCTTTATTCTGTTCTTTTCTCTGCAAAAATATTTTGTTCAGGGGATTTCCACTACAGGTATCAAGGGATAG
- a CDS encoding AraC family transcriptional regulator — MNEKPFYENAPLDRSFPFLTWDSYKAPFWFPLHWHERVEILYILKGTLKVYINGQQWEGSQGDIITVNTGLIHGFFDPSPRSYVRIFQFGLEIFDETLLEIQDRNFQGPVFSRRSLITPSKDSVIHVRLEGLLMAIFEEYQQKKPGYRLVIKSKLYEIAVIFLREISAEQPDQGRIANKKNNTQHLERIFSLMLDNYDNPDFTLENAAQGIGLSKYHLSRFLKEQTGQGFRSHLTRIRLRQAEKQLVESDKPVTDIAYICGFQSIATFNRLFKANIGASPSVYRNGKISLLPYEQ; from the coding sequence GTGAATGAGAAGCCCTTTTACGAAAATGCCCCGCTGGATCGCTCTTTCCCTTTTTTGACTTGGGATAGTTATAAAGCTCCTTTTTGGTTTCCCCTCCATTGGCATGAGCGTGTAGAAATTCTTTATATATTAAAAGGGACCCTCAAGGTTTATATCAACGGGCAGCAGTGGGAAGGAAGCCAGGGAGACATCATCACAGTAAACACAGGCCTCATCCATGGCTTTTTCGACCCCAGTCCAAGATCCTATGTAAGGATCTTTCAGTTCGGTCTCGAAATTTTTGATGAAACCCTCCTCGAAATTCAGGATCGGAATTTTCAGGGGCCGGTTTTCAGCCGCCGCTCCCTCATTACCCCCTCAAAGGACAGCGTCATCCATGTCCGCCTGGAAGGTCTTCTCATGGCGATTTTTGAGGAATATCAGCAAAAAAAACCCGGTTACAGGCTGGTGATAAAATCAAAACTTTATGAGATAGCAGTGATCTTTCTGCGGGAAATATCCGCCGAGCAGCCTGACCAGGGAAGAATCGCTAATAAAAAAAACAATACCCAACATCTTGAGCGGATTTTTTCGCTTATGCTTGATAATTATGATAACCCCGATTTTACCCTGGAGAACGCAGCCCAAGGCATAGGTTTAAGCAAATACCACTTGTCCCGTTTTTTGAAAGAGCAGACCGGCCAGGGTTTCCGCAGCCATCTTACCCGCATCAGGCTGCGTCAGGCGGAAAAACAACTTGTGGAATCGGATAAGCCGGTTACGGATATTGCCTATATCTGCGGTTTCCAGAGCATAGCCACCTTTAACCGGCTCTTTAAGGCCAATATCGGAGCAAGCCCCTCAGTCTACCGGAACGGGAAAATCTCGCTTCTTCCATATGAACAATAA